The window TCTACATCATGACTTTTTTCCTTAATGCTGTCAACTTCTCCAAAAACCAGTTCAATCTTATTTTCATTAAGATAACTCTTGGCCGCTGGGGTTAAGATGGTTCCCGGTGAAACTAAAAATCTGTTCACCGGGCCCATCTTTTTTAACTCATTCCTTATGTCAAACTCCGTTAATACCTTCATCTTCACACCCCCAGCTCATTTAGGATTTTTATTTAGTGGGGTCGTATCCACTTTCCTTTTTCACATTAGGTAGTATATACTCTACATCAGGATGTGGTCTTGGAATTACATGGACAGAAATCAATTCTCCCACCCTTGACGCTGCCGCTGCACCTGCATCAGTTGCCGCTTTTACAGCTCCTACATCTCCCCTAACCATAACCGTTACAAGTCCACCTCCGACTTTTTCTTTACCTATAAGTGTTACATTTGCTGCTTTTACCATCGCATCTGCCGCCTCAATTGCAGCCACCAAGCCTTTTGTTTCAATCATTCCCAAAGCAATTTGTCCACCGTTCATTTTAAAACCCCCTCACTTTTAAAAATTTATTTTTTTTAATACCTCTTCCACAATCTTTTTAATCACTTCTGGATTTACTTCTTCAGTTTTTTCAATTGCCTTTGCGCCATAAAGCTCTGCCTTTAATTCCCCAAGGCTACGCACTCCATAAGCTAACCGTTTAATATTCATTAAATGCATTGGCCCTATATTATCTGATGTGGCGTTTCCTCCCCATGTTCCGCAACCAAGTGTCAGAGAAGGCACCAATCCTGTTGTCGCCCCAATTGCTCCGAAGGAGGAAGGTTGATTCACAAGAATTCTGAAAGCTGGTTTTTCTAATGCAAATTTCTTTACAATTTCATCGTTATTTGAATGAATAGACATGGTATGCCCCATACCACCGAGCTCTAAAAGTTCAATGCAGAGCATGCATGCTTCTTTCCAATCTTCAACCTCATAATAAGCTAGTATAGGGCTCAGTTTTTCCTTTGATA of the Thermovenabulum gondwanense genome contains:
- the eutM gene encoding ethanolamine utilization microcompartment protein EutM — translated: MNGGQIALGMIETKGLVAAIEAADAMVKAANVTLIGKEKVGGGLVTVMVRGDVGAVKAATDAGAAAASRVGELISVHVIPRPHPDVEYILPNVKKESGYDPTK